In one window of Bradyrhizobium sp. AZCC 1721 DNA:
- the hisF gene encoding imidazole glycerol phosphate synthase subunit HisF, protein MFKVRVIPCLDVKDGRVVKGVNFVDLRDAGDPVEAAIAYDAAGADELCFLDITATHENRGIMLDVVRRTAEACFMPLTVGGGVRTIEDIKTLLRSGADKVSINTAAVSNREFVKQAAEKFGEQCIVVAIDAKRVKRGGGSDRWEIFTHGGRNSTGIDAIEYAQEVVSLGAGEILLTSMDRDGTRQGFDLPLTQAIADSVPVPVIASGGVGNLDHLVDGIRQGHATAVLAASIFHFGEFTIRQAKEHMVRAGLPMRLDP, encoded by the coding sequence ATGTTCAAGGTCCGCGTCATTCCCTGTCTCGACGTCAAGGACGGCCGCGTGGTCAAGGGCGTCAATTTCGTCGACCTGCGCGACGCCGGTGATCCTGTCGAGGCGGCGATCGCATATGACGCGGCCGGCGCCGATGAATTGTGCTTCCTCGACATCACTGCCACCCACGAAAACCGTGGCATCATGCTCGATGTGGTGCGGCGCACGGCGGAAGCCTGCTTCATGCCGCTGACGGTCGGCGGCGGCGTCCGTACCATCGAGGACATCAAGACGCTGCTGCGTTCCGGCGCCGACAAGGTCTCGATCAACACGGCAGCCGTCTCCAACCGTGAGTTCGTCAAGCAGGCGGCGGAAAAATTCGGCGAGCAGTGCATCGTGGTCGCGATCGACGCCAAGCGGGTCAAGCGCGGCGGCGGCTCGGACCGCTGGGAGATTTTTACCCATGGCGGGCGCAACTCCACCGGGATCGACGCCATCGAATACGCGCAGGAAGTGGTCTCGCTCGGCGCCGGCGAGATCCTGTTGACCTCGATGGATCGCGACGGCACCCGCCAAGGCTTCGACCTGCCGCTGACGCAGGCCATCGCCGACAGTGTCCCTGTACCGGTCATCGCCTCTGGCGGCGTTGGCAATCTCGACCACCTCGTCGACGGCATCCGCCAGGGCCATGCCACCGCGGTGCTGGCCGCCTCGATATTCCACTTCGGCGAATTTACCATACGCCAAGCCAAGGAGCATATGGTGCGCGCCGGGCTGCCGATGCGGCTTGATCCCTGA
- a CDS encoding YifB family Mg chelatase-like AAA ATPase, translating to MVARVSTVAFEGIEARAVDVQVQVAPGLPAFAIVGLPDKAVSEARERVRSALIASGLALPARRIIVNLAPADLPKEGSHYDLPIALGLMAAIGAIPPDALNGFTVLGELGLDGSIAPVAGVLPAAIGANAREEGLICPAACGSEAAWASPDIQIIAAKSLIQIANHFKGTQVLSRPQPKVHEPEATHLDLRDIKGQESAKRALEIAAAGGHHLLMIGSPGAGKSMLAARLPSILPPLSPSELLEVSMIASVAGEIRDGALTARRPFRAPHHSASMAALTGGGLRARPGEISLAHQGVLFLDELPEFDPRVLDSLRQPLENGEVSVSRANHRVTYPARFMLVAAMNPCRCGQAYDPGYSCRRAPVDRCTADYQMRISGPLMDRIDLRIEVPAVTAADLILPPPSEGSAEVAARVAAARSIQLARYAAAGMPHIRTNAEAPASLLEAIAQPDAQGQKLLRDAAETMKLTARGYHRVLRVARTLADLDRAEKIGRLHLAEALSYRALAEDLRRAA from the coding sequence ATGGTTGCGCGGGTATCTACCGTAGCTTTTGAGGGGATCGAGGCCCGCGCGGTCGACGTGCAGGTGCAGGTCGCGCCTGGGCTGCCGGCCTTTGCCATTGTGGGTCTGCCCGACAAGGCGGTGTCGGAGGCGCGTGAGCGGGTGCGCTCGGCGCTGATCGCCTCGGGGCTGGCCCTGCCGGCGCGGCGGATCATCGTCAATCTCGCGCCGGCCGATCTGCCGAAGGAAGGCAGCCATTACGATCTGCCGATCGCGCTCGGCCTGATGGCGGCGATCGGCGCGATCCCGCCGGATGCGCTCAACGGCTTTACCGTACTCGGCGAACTCGGGCTCGACGGCTCGATCGCGCCCGTTGCGGGCGTGTTGCCGGCGGCGATCGGCGCGAACGCGCGCGAGGAAGGGCTGATCTGTCCCGCGGCGTGCGGCTCGGAAGCGGCCTGGGCGAGCCCGGACATCCAGATCATCGCGGCCAAATCGCTGATCCAGATCGCCAACCATTTTAAAGGCACGCAGGTGCTGTCGCGGCCGCAGCCGAAAGTGCACGAGCCGGAAGCGACGCATCTGGACTTGCGCGATATCAAGGGTCAGGAGAGCGCCAAGCGTGCGCTGGAGATCGCGGCGGCCGGCGGACATCATTTGCTGATGATCGGCTCGCCCGGTGCGGGCAAGTCGATGCTGGCGGCGCGGCTGCCTTCGATCCTGCCGCCGCTGTCGCCATCCGAGCTTTTGGAAGTGTCGATGATCGCCTCCGTCGCCGGCGAAATCCGCGACGGCGCGCTGACCGCGCGGCGGCCGTTCCGCGCACCGCATCATTCCGCCAGCATGGCTGCGCTGACCGGCGGCGGCCTGCGCGCCAGACCCGGCGAGATTTCGCTGGCGCATCAGGGCGTGCTGTTCCTCGACGAACTGCCCGAATTCGATCCGCGCGTGCTCGACTCGCTGCGCCAGCCGCTGGAGAACGGCGAGGTCTCGGTGTCCCGCGCCAACCACCGTGTCACCTACCCGGCGCGCTTCATGCTGGTCGCGGCGATGAATCCCTGCCGCTGTGGCCAGGCCTATGATCCCGGCTATTCCTGCAGGCGCGCACCGGTCGACCGCTGCACCGCGGATTACCAGATGCGCATCTCCGGCCCGCTGATGGATCGCATCGACCTGCGCATTGAGGTACCGGCGGTCACCGCCGCCGATCTGATACTTCCTCCGCCAAGCGAAGGCTCTGCCGAAGTCGCCGCGCGTGTCGCCGCTGCCCGCAGTATCCAGCTCGCGCGCTACGCCGCGGCCGGCATGCCGCACATCCGCACCAATGCCGAAGCGCCGGCTTCGCTGCTGGAAGCAATTGCGCAGCCGGATGCACAGGGGCAAAAACTTCTACGCGACGCCGCCGAAACCATGAAGCTGACTGCACGCGGCTATCACCGCGTGCTGCGCGTCGCGCGCACGCTTGCCGATCTCGATCGTGCGGAAAAGATCGGCCGGCTGCATCTGGCGGAGGCGCTATCGTATCGCGCGCTGGCGGAGGATTTGCGAAGGGCGGCGTAG
- the hisA gene encoding 1-(5-phosphoribosyl)-5-[(5-phosphoribosylamino)methylideneamino]imidazole-4-carboxamide isomerase, which yields MEAVILFPAVDLKNGQCVRLEQGDMARATVFNLDPAAQACAFAEQGFEYLHVVDLDGAFAGKPMNARAVEAMLKAVTMPVQLGGGIRDLKTVEAWLDKGIARVIIGTAAVRDPELVKGAAKKFPGRVAVGLDARDGKVAVEGWAETSQVTALEIAQRFEDAGVAAIIFTDIARDGLLRGLNLDATIALAERISIPVIASGGFASIEDVKALLEPRAKKLAGAIAGRALYDGRLDPAAALTLIRSARAAA from the coding sequence CCAATGCGTGCGCCTCGAGCAGGGCGACATGGCGCGCGCGACCGTGTTCAACCTCGATCCTGCGGCGCAGGCGTGCGCTTTTGCCGAGCAAGGGTTTGAATATCTCCACGTCGTCGATCTCGACGGTGCCTTTGCCGGCAAGCCGATGAACGCGCGGGCGGTTGAGGCGATGCTCAAAGCGGTCACCATGCCGGTGCAACTCGGCGGCGGCATCCGCGATCTCAAGACTGTGGAAGCCTGGCTCGACAAGGGCATCGCCCGGGTCATCATCGGCACCGCGGCGGTGCGCGATCCGGAGTTGGTGAAGGGTGCGGCGAAAAAATTCCCCGGCCGCGTCGCGGTCGGACTCGATGCGCGCGACGGCAAGGTTGCGGTGGAAGGCTGGGCCGAGACCTCGCAGGTGACCGCGCTCGAAATCGCGCAACGGTTCGAGGATGCCGGTGTCGCTGCCATCATTTTCACCGACATCGCGCGCGACGGCCTGTTGAGGGGCCTCAACCTCGATGCCACGATAGCGCTCGCAGAGCGTATTTCCATTCCCGTGATCGCATCCGGCGGGTTTGCCTCCATCGAGGACGTCAAGGCGCTGCTCGAGCCGCGCGCCAAAAAGCTCGCCGGCGCCATTGCCGGCCGCGCGCTCTATGATGGGCGGCTGGATCCCGCCGCCGCTTTGACGCTGATCCGCAGCGCGCGCGCCGCGGCCTAG
- the gshB gene encoding glutathione synthase, translating to MKLNIAVQMDPIARINIRGDSTFALMLEAQKRGHSLSYFTPDQLSLRGEELVAPVQRLTVRDEVGDHFTLGEPKREPLEAFDVILLRQEPPFDIAYITSTHLLERIHPRTLVVNDPASVRNAPEKMFVLNFPQLMPPTLISRDLDEINSFRDEHGAVVMKPLHGHGGAAVFRVMPQDMNFGSLFDMFSVTFREPWVIQRFLPEVKHGDKRIILVDGEFAGAVNRVPAPDDLRSNMVRGGAAQATDLTPREREICDTLGPDLRERGLLFVGIDVIDGNLTEINVTCPTGIRAIQRLNGPDVAAKIWDTIEKKRAGK from the coding sequence ATGAAACTGAATATCGCCGTCCAGATGGACCCCATCGCGCGTATCAACATCCGCGGCGATTCGACCTTTGCCCTGATGCTGGAAGCGCAAAAGCGCGGGCACAGCCTTTCCTATTTCACGCCGGACCAGCTCTCGCTGCGCGGCGAGGAGCTGGTGGCGCCGGTGCAGCGCCTCACGGTGCGCGACGAGGTCGGCGATCACTTTACGTTGGGAGAGCCGAAGCGCGAGCCGCTCGAAGCCTTCGACGTCATCCTGTTGCGGCAGGAGCCGCCGTTCGATATCGCCTACATCACCTCGACGCATTTGCTGGAACGAATCCATCCCAGGACGCTGGTCGTCAACGATCCCGCCAGCGTGCGCAACGCGCCGGAAAAGATGTTCGTGCTGAACTTTCCGCAGCTAATGCCGCCGACGCTGATCTCGCGCGACCTCGACGAAATCAATTCGTTCCGCGATGAGCATGGCGCGGTCGTCATGAAGCCGCTGCACGGCCATGGCGGCGCGGCGGTGTTTCGCGTGATGCCGCAGGACATGAATTTCGGCTCGCTGTTCGACATGTTTTCCGTCACCTTCAGGGAGCCTTGGGTGATCCAGCGCTTCCTCCCCGAGGTGAAGCACGGCGACAAGCGCATCATCCTGGTCGACGGTGAGTTCGCCGGCGCCGTCAACCGCGTGCCGGCCCCCGACGACCTCCGCTCCAACATGGTGCGCGGCGGTGCCGCCCAGGCGACCGACCTTACCCCGCGCGAGCGCGAGATTTGCGACACGCTGGGCCCGGACTTGCGCGAACGCGGCCTGCTGTTCGTCGGCATCGACGTGATCGACGGCAACCTCACCGAGATCAACGTGACCTGCCCGACCGGCATCCGCGCCATCCAGCGTCTCAACGGCCCGGACGTGGCGGCAAAGATCTGGGATACCATCGAGAAGAAGCGCGCCGGGAAATAA
- a CDS encoding phosphoribosyl-ATP diphosphatase yields the protein MSRFTIHDLAATIDARAASGGEASYTRKLLDRGAEHCAKKLGEEAVETVIAAVENDRSHLIAESADLLFHLLVLLKSRGVKLEDVEAALAQRTSRSGLEEKASRKRD from the coding sequence ATGTCGCGTTTTACGATCCATGATCTGGCCGCCACCATCGATGCACGGGCCGCATCGGGAGGAGAGGCGTCCTACACCCGCAAATTGCTCGACAGGGGCGCCGAGCACTGCGCCAAGAAGCTGGGCGAGGAAGCGGTGGAGACCGTGATCGCGGCGGTCGAGAACGACCGCAGCCACCTGATTGCCGAAAGCGCCGACCTGCTGTTTCATCTGCTGGTGTTGTTGAAGTCGCGGGGCGTGAAGCTGGAGGACGTCGAAGCCGCACTGGCGCAGCGGACCTCGAGGTCCGGGCTCGAGGAGAAGGCGTCGCGCAAGCGCGACTAG
- the coaA gene encoding type I pantothenate kinase, with translation MDIRTPEQQYNPYRIFTREQWARLRDDTPMTLEPGEFERLRSMHDRLDLQEVEDIYLPLSRLLSIYVDATDRLFRAQRQFLGIRDRKVPYIIGVAGSVAAGKSTTARVLQALLARWSPRPKVDLVTTDGFLFPNAVLERQGLMQKKGFPESYDLPMLLAFLSDIKAGRRPVRAPVYSHLVYDIVPNEWIEVDRPDILIVEGVNVLQTGRLPRDGKAVPVVSDFFDFSVYIDAEEPVLREWYVRRFLALRDTAFHDPKSYFHRYAVLSDEEATATAIAIWERTNLANLEDNILPTRPRATLILKKRADHLVETVALRRL, from the coding sequence ATGGATATCCGCACCCCGGAACAGCAATACAATCCCTACCGTATCTTCACGCGCGAGCAGTGGGCGCGGTTGCGCGACGACACGCCGATGACGCTGGAGCCGGGCGAATTCGAGCGGTTGCGCTCGATGCATGACCGCCTTGACCTGCAGGAGGTCGAGGACATCTACCTGCCGCTGTCGCGACTGTTGTCGATCTATGTCGATGCGACCGATCGGCTCTTCCGGGCGCAGCGCCAGTTTCTCGGTATCCGCGACCGCAAGGTCCCCTACATCATCGGCGTCGCCGGCTCGGTCGCCGCCGGCAAATCGACCACCGCCCGCGTGCTGCAGGCGCTGCTGGCGCGCTGGTCGCCCCGCCCCAAGGTCGACCTGGTGACGACCGACGGGTTCCTGTTTCCCAATGCCGTGCTCGAGCGGCAGGGGCTGATGCAGAAGAAGGGCTTTCCCGAGAGCTACGATCTGCCGATGCTGCTGGCGTTTCTTTCCGACATCAAAGCCGGTCGCCGGCCGGTACGCGCGCCGGTCTACTCGCATCTGGTCTACGACATCGTGCCGAACGAGTGGATCGAGGTCGATCGCCCGGACATCCTGATCGTCGAGGGCGTCAACGTGCTGCAGACCGGCCGACTGCCGCGCGATGGCAAGGCGGTGCCGGTGGTGTCGGACTTCTTCGACTTCTCCGTCTATATCGATGCCGAGGAACCGGTGCTGCGCGAGTGGTATGTGCGGCGCTTCCTGGCGCTCAGGGATACCGCGTTCCACGACCCCAAATCGTACTTCCATCGCTACGCGGTGCTCTCCGACGAGGAGGCGACCGCGACCGCGATCGCGATCTGGGAGCGCACCAATCTCGCCAACCTCGAGGACAATATTTTGCCGACCCGGCCGCGGGCGACGCTGATCCTGAAAAAACGCGCCGATCATCTGGTCGAGACGGTGGCGCTGCGGCGGCTGTGA
- a CDS encoding PAS domain-containing hybrid sensor histidine kinase/response regulator, translated as MGRTFRIKLRFRRFGRRHPWLTFALRSLMIFSVVFGGAFGFITGAKTENSGYDPHSFAIGVAFLFAIACVALATFSFRLRLLRKKMRKVALHNEALADRNWELQEAEQRTRRLFESQGDLIVLRDGEGRITYANDAYCELAQMPRDALIGSRFALTVLEQGDTALEPSGTRVHDQRIEGPLGPRWIAWREGFVRNDAGERAEMQSVGRDVTDRTESERALTEARDQADAASRAKSRFLAMASHEIRTPLNGIIGMSGLLMDTPLTPEQATYVKAVKTSGDALLSLIEELLDYSKIEAGKIDLEHRPFALSGLIEDITELLAPRAEAKKIEVAAYVDERLPTHVIGDAARLRQVLLNLAGNAIKFTSTGGVALIVEPGIWPNEISFLVRDTGIGIAPEARERIFREFEQADDEIARSYGGTGLGLSISDRIVKRMGGRIALASTPGMGSTFEVSLPLAAAGGEQISFAAPDLSGHSIMLVSPASIEASLTARRLQRWGGQTCMVSDANVAEALLPERAWHAVLIDHALGLAEIERLGEAARLHATQRIVMFTPATRHEMQPSATSALTGYLVKPLRAASLAARMTAAPEVAAPSLDPAIDPSETPSEPSAKGLSILVAEDNQINALLIRSLLSRLGHHAVITTDGAEALESWLSAKSAGSPYDLVLMDIQMPQLNGIETTKRIRTLESGEPGSRTPILALTANTLVEDRYACFEAGMDGFLIKPLDREKLAEALAGLIASRHIAA; from the coding sequence ATGGGACGGACTTTCCGGATCAAACTTCGCTTTCGCCGCTTCGGCCGCCGTCATCCCTGGCTTACCTTCGCGCTGCGCTCCTTAATGATCTTCTCGGTCGTGTTCGGCGGAGCCTTTGGCTTCATCACCGGAGCCAAGACGGAAAACTCCGGCTATGATCCGCACTCTTTTGCAATCGGCGTCGCCTTCCTGTTTGCTATCGCCTGCGTCGCGCTCGCCACCTTCAGCTTCCGGCTCCGCCTGCTGCGCAAGAAGATGCGCAAGGTCGCGCTGCATAACGAAGCGTTGGCTGACCGGAACTGGGAATTGCAGGAAGCCGAACAGCGTACCCGACGGCTGTTCGAATCGCAGGGCGATCTGATCGTTCTGCGCGACGGCGAGGGTCGCATCACCTACGCCAACGACGCCTATTGCGAGCTGGCGCAAATGCCGCGCGACGCGCTGATCGGCAGCCGCTTCGCGCTTACCGTTCTCGAGCAGGGCGACACCGCGCTCGAACCGAGCGGCACCCGCGTTCACGACCAGCGGATCGAAGGACCGCTCGGCCCGCGCTGGATCGCATGGCGCGAAGGGTTCGTCCGCAACGACGCCGGAGAACGAGCGGAAATGCAAAGCGTCGGCCGCGACGTTACCGATCGCACCGAGAGCGAACGCGCGCTGACCGAGGCCCGTGATCAGGCGGACGCCGCAAGCCGCGCCAAGTCGCGCTTCCTCGCGATGGCGAGCCACGAGATCCGCACGCCGCTCAACGGCATCATCGGCATGAGCGGCCTATTGATGGATACACCGCTGACGCCGGAGCAGGCGACCTATGTCAAGGCGGTGAAGACCTCCGGGGATGCGCTGCTCTCGTTGATCGAGGAACTGCTGGATTATTCCAAGATCGAGGCCGGCAAGATCGACCTCGAACATCGTCCGTTCGCCTTGTCGGGCCTGATCGAGGACATCACCGAATTGCTCGCGCCGCGCGCGGAGGCCAAGAAGATCGAGGTGGCCGCCTATGTCGACGAACGGCTGCCGACGCACGTGATCGGCGACGCAGCTCGCTTGAGGCAGGTGCTGCTCAATCTCGCCGGCAATGCGATAAAATTCACCTCCACCGGCGGTGTCGCCCTGATCGTCGAGCCCGGCATCTGGCCCAATGAAATCAGTTTCCTGGTGCGCGATACCGGCATCGGCATCGCCCCCGAAGCACGCGAGCGGATCTTTCGCGAGTTCGAGCAGGCCGACGACGAGATCGCCCGCAGCTACGGCGGCACCGGTCTCGGCTTGAGCATCTCCGACCGTATCGTCAAGCGCATGGGCGGCCGCATCGCGCTGGCGAGCACGCCCGGCATGGGCTCGACATTCGAGGTATCGCTTCCCCTTGCCGCCGCGGGCGGCGAACAAATCTCATTTGCGGCGCCGGATCTTTCCGGCCACTCGATCATGCTGGTCTCCCCCGCGAGCATCGAGGCCTCGCTGACCGCGCGGCGGCTGCAGCGCTGGGGCGGGCAGACCTGCATGGTATCAGACGCCAACGTCGCAGAGGCCCTGCTGCCCGAGCGCGCCTGGCACGCCGTGCTGATCGATCACGCGCTGGGGCTCGCCGAAATCGAACGGCTCGGCGAAGCCGCGCGCCTTCATGCCACCCAGCGCATCGTGATGTTTACGCCGGCGACGCGGCACGAAATGCAACCATCCGCCACTTCCGCCCTCACCGGCTATCTGGTCAAACCGCTGCGCGCAGCCTCGCTCGCGGCGCGCATGACGGCCGCGCCGGAAGTGGCCGCACCGAGCCTGGATCCGGCCATCGACCCAAGCGAGACGCCGTCCGAGCCGTCAGCCAAGGGCCTGTCGATCCTGGTTGCCGAGGACAACCAGATCAATGCGCTGTTGATCCGATCGTTGCTCAGCCGGCTCGGCCATCACGCCGTCATCACCACCGACGGCGCCGAGGCACTGGAGTCCTGGCTGTCGGCGAAATCCGCGGGCAGCCCCTACGATCTCGTCCTGATGGACATCCAGATGCCGCAGCTCAACGGCATCGAAACCACCAAACGGATTCGTACCCTCGAATCCGGCGAGCCGGGCAGCCGGACGCCGATCCTCGCACTCACCGCCAACACGCTGGTGGAAGATCGCTACGCCTGCTTCGAAGCCGGCATGGACGGATTCTTGATCAAGCCGCTCGACCGCGAAAAACTCGCCGAGGCGCTCGCCGGGCTGATCGCGTCACGGCACATCGCGGCGTGA
- a CDS encoding MBL fold metallo-hydrolase — MTTNLSRRSLLALGAGFGATTMLGGGALAKAPKLGTQTPYWHRFMLGDAEVTVVSDGPLPLGDPSGTFTGVPKEEVKKMLSDNFLNPDHVVLEQNSPIVNTGDKLILFDTGMGTSKAFGPTTGQQQKNMMAAGIKPSDIDAVVCSHAHIDHIGGLVGADDKPLFPNAQVYIAQSDFDFWTDEGKLGSPLKDFIIHARKNLMPVRDRIVFIKDNQEFLPGVTALAAPGHTVGHTIFMVSSKGKSFCFLGDLSHHAVLLLEKPRMEFSYDSDPKQAAASRVKMLDMLAAQKIPVMSYHFAWPGYGHVAKNGDGFRYYPEPMNMQL; from the coding sequence ATGACGACGAATCTTTCGCGACGGTCTTTGCTTGCGCTCGGCGCCGGGTTCGGCGCGACAACGATGCTCGGCGGCGGCGCGCTGGCCAAGGCGCCAAAACTCGGCACGCAGACGCCCTACTGGCACCGCTTCATGCTCGGCGACGCCGAAGTGACCGTCGTCTCCGACGGCCCGCTGCCGCTCGGCGATCCCTCCGGCACATTTACCGGCGTGCCGAAGGAGGAAGTGAAGAAGATGCTGTCCGACAACTTCCTCAATCCGGACCACGTCGTGCTCGAACAGAACTCGCCGATCGTGAATACCGGCGACAAGCTGATCCTGTTCGATACCGGCATGGGCACGTCAAAGGCGTTCGGCCCGACCACCGGCCAGCAGCAGAAGAACATGATGGCAGCCGGCATCAAGCCGAGCGATATCGACGCCGTGGTGTGCTCGCACGCCCATATCGATCACATCGGCGGCCTGGTCGGCGCCGACGACAAGCCGCTATTCCCGAACGCGCAGGTCTACATCGCCCAGAGCGATTTCGATTTCTGGACCGATGAAGGCAAGCTCGGTAGTCCGTTGAAGGATTTTATCATCCACGCCCGCAAGAACCTGATGCCGGTGCGCGACCGCATCGTCTTCATCAAGGACAACCAGGAATTCCTGCCCGGCGTCACCGCGCTCGCAGCGCCCGGCCACACCGTCGGCCACACCATCTTCATGGTCAGTTCGAAAGGCAAATCCTTCTGCTTCCTCGGCGACCTCTCGCATCACGCGGTGCTGCTGTTGGAGAAACCGCGGATGGAATTCTCCTACGACAGCGACCCAAAGCAGGCGGCCGCCTCGCGGGTGAAGATGCTGGACATGCTCGCCGCCCAGAAGATCCCGGTCATGTCCTATCACTTCGCCTGGCCCGGCTACGGCCACGTCGCCAAGAACGGCGACGGTTTCAGGTATTATCCCGAACCGATGAACATGCAGCTCTGA
- a CDS encoding IS110 family transposase codes for MHILSENSHMDKMVIGVDVAKEWIDIAIAGDSRVKRIANSERAIDAWFMQIGAGSIGLVAFEPTGGYERLLRRCLRRAKVAFKQVHPNEVVAYRRRRGIKAKTDRIDAKLLADFAAEELARRDIESVPEADEVLRELASRRRQLQALLHAETCRCDVADSAIVRKSLRAVIAALERSLATVDKAIAERIASSAHAETSRRLQTFCGVGPAIAETLIADLPELGHLSGKKIAALCGLAPHTRDSGKQHGHASIGHGRSSVRKVLFNGARSAIQHNPVMKAFYRHLVDDNHRLGKVALTAVMRKMLVTLNAMIRDRSDWRHAARPAA; via the coding sequence ATGCATATTCTGTCGGAGAACAGCCACATGGACAAGATGGTGATCGGGGTGGACGTTGCCAAGGAGTGGATCGACATTGCGATCGCGGGTGACAGTCGGGTCAAGCGGATCGCGAACAGTGAGCGAGCGATTGACGCTTGGTTTATGCAGATCGGGGCCGGCTCGATCGGCCTGGTCGCGTTCGAGCCGACGGGCGGCTATGAGCGGCTTCTGCGACGGTGTCTCCGCCGCGCGAAGGTCGCCTTCAAGCAGGTGCACCCGAACGAAGTCGTCGCCTATCGCAGGCGGCGTGGCATCAAGGCCAAGACGGACCGCATCGACGCCAAATTGTTGGCCGACTTTGCCGCCGAGGAGCTCGCTCGCCGCGACATCGAGTCGGTTCCAGAGGCCGATGAGGTCTTACGTGAACTCGCATCGCGGCGCCGGCAGTTACAGGCTCTGCTGCATGCCGAGACCTGCCGCTGCGACGTGGCAGACAGCGCCATTGTGCGCAAGAGCCTGCGGGCGGTCATTGCCGCCCTTGAGCGTTCACTCGCTACGGTCGACAAGGCCATCGCCGAACGCATCGCAAGCTCCGCGCATGCCGAGACCAGCCGGCGGCTGCAAACCTTCTGCGGTGTCGGCCCCGCCATCGCGGAAACATTGATCGCGGACCTGCCGGAACTCGGACATCTGTCAGGCAAGAAAATCGCGGCCCTTTGCGGCCTTGCCCCGCACACGCGCGACAGCGGCAAGCAGCACGGGCATGCGTCCATTGGTCATGGCCGCTCCAGCGTGCGCAAAGTGCTCTTCAACGGCGCCCGCAGCGCGATCCAGCACAATCCGGTCATGAAGGCCTTCTACCGACATCTGGTCGATGACAATCATCGCCTGGGCAAGGTCGCGCTCACCGCCGTCATGCGCAAAATGCTGGTGACGCTCAACGCCATGATCCGTGACCGATCAGATTGGAGACACGCAGCCAGGCCTGCGGCATGA
- a CDS encoding YraN family protein, with protein MAKTDGTTPPDATTKLAAPERVAAFRTGLSAESRAAAYLMAKGYRILAKRFRTPYGEIDLVARKRGLIAFIEVKARASLDDAAYAVTPRQQARIIDAAQAWLMAHPEHAEFELRFDAVLIAPRRLPRHLLAAFDAST; from the coding sequence ATGGCGAAGACTGACGGCACCACGCCGCCTGACGCGACCACGAAACTCGCTGCGCCCGAGCGGGTTGCGGCATTTCGCACCGGGCTTTCCGCCGAAAGCCGCGCCGCGGCCTATCTGATGGCAAAAGGCTACCGCATCCTGGCCAAACGCTTCCGCACCCCCTATGGCGAGATCGACCTGGTGGCGAGGAAGCGCGGTTTGATTGCCTTCATCGAGGTCAAGGCGCGCGCCAGCCTCGATGACGCCGCCTATGCCGTCACGCCGCGCCAGCAGGCCCGCATCATCGACGCCGCCCAAGCCTGGCTGATGGCGCATCCCGAGCATGCCGAATTCGAGCTCCGTTTTGACGCCGTCCTGATTGCGCCCAGGCGTCTGCCACGCCATCTGTTAGCGGCATTCGACGCCAGCACCTGA